In Candidatus Hydrogenedentota bacterium, the following proteins share a genomic window:
- a CDS encoding GH92 family glycosyl hydrolase, whose amino-acid sequence YAVQLSDVLAEMTATTRVGVHRYTFSKGTTPHLRLDVTSALGDKHAERGVVKILPDAKEIEGSCREFGSFSGRYKGLDAFFVARFSKPFASYATWTGESISPNTDSASGDSVGVDCSFAIDDSNVVEVRVGISYVSIANARANLDAEAGSRSFDEIAAEAQKAWDERLSAIHVTGGTEEQQRVFYTSLYRSMQMPTTFSDTNGEYRGFDFATHKAEGFTYYTDFSLWDTFRTVHPLYNLIARKEQRDMMVSLVEMGKAGGGALPRWPSGTGYTNCMFGTPADIAVTDAYLKGIREFDIETAYAMMRQVALVGVPLGCEFGGRNKLQEYRQYGYCPSDIMNKAVSATLEYGYADYALMLLARELGHEDDAKTFETHVGFYKNLWNPDTQFFQPKDSQGNWFAEFRPLALSYTDFDNKYTDDYVEGSPMQWRWAVPFDAEGLVSLFSSREYFVSELDTFFAKARKKKGYWHPGSYYWHGNEPALFTVYLFNAAGRPDLTQKWVRWLLDTRYGDDYVGLDGNNDAGTLSAWYVFSALGFYPIAGSTRYELGAPLFERAEVKIGDRTLTIKAENFAAENIYVQRVTLNGTPLDRTHFTHDEIANGGELVFEMGASPKV is encoded by the coding sequence TATGCGGTGCAGTTGTCGGACGTACTTGCAGAGATGACGGCGACGACCCGCGTTGGCGTGCACCGGTATACGTTCAGCAAGGGAACGACGCCGCATTTGCGCTTGGACGTCACGAGCGCGTTGGGCGACAAGCATGCCGAAAGGGGGGTCGTGAAGATCCTCCCCGACGCGAAAGAGATTGAAGGATCGTGCCGGGAGTTCGGATCGTTCTCGGGCCGCTACAAGGGGCTCGACGCCTTTTTCGTCGCTCGGTTCAGCAAGCCGTTTGCGTCGTATGCGACGTGGACTGGAGAATCGATTAGTCCCAACACAGATTCTGCGTCCGGTGATTCCGTGGGCGTCGATTGCTCGTTTGCGATCGACGATTCGAATGTGGTGGAGGTCCGCGTAGGCATCTCGTACGTGAGCATCGCGAATGCGCGCGCAAACCTCGACGCTGAGGCGGGGAGTCGTTCCTTCGACGAGATTGCGGCCGAAGCGCAAAAGGCGTGGGACGAGCGGTTGTCCGCGATACACGTTACGGGAGGCACCGAGGAACAACAACGCGTCTTCTATACTTCGCTGTATCGTTCCATGCAGATGCCTACGACGTTCAGCGACACGAATGGCGAGTATCGCGGGTTCGATTTCGCGACGCACAAGGCGGAAGGATTCACCTACTACACCGATTTCTCGTTATGGGACACGTTCCGCACGGTGCACCCGCTCTACAACCTGATTGCGCGCAAGGAACAACGCGACATGATGGTGTCGCTGGTGGAGATGGGCAAGGCGGGCGGTGGCGCGTTACCAAGATGGCCGTCAGGAACCGGATACACCAACTGCATGTTCGGCACGCCCGCCGATATCGCCGTTACCGATGCGTATCTGAAGGGCATCCGCGAATTCGATATTGAGACAGCGTACGCGATGATGCGGCAAGTGGCGCTGGTGGGCGTGCCGTTGGGATGCGAGTTCGGCGGGCGTAACAAGCTGCAAGAGTATCGCCAATACGGGTATTGCCCTTCGGATATCATGAACAAGGCGGTGTCGGCGACGCTTGAATACGGTTACGCCGACTACGCGCTCATGCTTCTCGCGCGCGAATTGGGCCACGAAGACGACGCGAAGACCTTCGAGACACACGTGGGTTTCTATAAGAACCTTTGGAATCCGGATACGCAGTTCTTTCAGCCCAAAGACTCGCAAGGGAACTGGTTCGCGGAGTTTCGTCCGTTGGCGCTGAGCTACACGGATTTCGACAACAAATACACGGACGATTACGTCGAAGGCAGTCCGATGCAATGGCGTTGGGCCGTGCCGTTCGACGCGGAGGGGCTGGTCTCGTTGTTTTCGAGCCGCGAATACTTCGTGAGCGAGTTGGATACGTTCTTTGCGAAGGCGCGCAAGAAGAAAGGGTATTGGCATCCCGGTTCCTACTATTGGCACGGTAACGAGCCTGCGTTGTTCACGGTGTATCTGTTCAACGCGGCGGGACGTCCCGACCTGACGCAGAAGTGGGTGCGTTGGTTGCTCGACACGCGCTACGGCGACGACTACGTCGGTCTCGACGGCAACAACGACGCGGGGACCTTGTCGGCGTGGTACGTGTTCAGCGCGCTTGGGTTTTATCCGATTGCGGGTTCGACGCGGTACGAACTGGGCGCGCCGCTATTCGAGCGGGCCGAGGTGAAGATAGGCGACCGTACGCTCACCATCAAAGCCGAGAATTTCGCGGCCGAGAACATCTACGTGCAGCGCGTCACCTTGAATGGGACTCCGCTGGACCGCACCCATTTTACCCACGACGAAATTGCGAACGGCGGCGAATTGGTGTTCGAGATGGGGGCCAGTCCGAAGGTGTAA